A DNA window from Camelina sativa cultivar DH55 chromosome 17, Cs, whole genome shotgun sequence contains the following coding sequences:
- the LOC104756760 gene encoding RING-H2 finger protein ATL47-like translates to MSEKMIHRFHENLNQISPSSSSSSPAPSPITLNQSNDSSSSGGNRISPIVLFIIVLVSVVFLICSVLHLVVRYYLKKKRSSLSSSQNESDRNPEFPDSDTYQRQLQQLFHLHDSGLDQALIDALPVFLYKEIKGTKEPFDCAVCLCEFSEDDKLRLLPNCSHAFHIDCIDTWLLSNSTCPLCRGTLFSLGHQFEYPDFNFGFFAGDDGGGTRVSPEKKQAENEIGKRVFSVRLGKFRSSNINNGEETSGGCVSSSTSSNVNSNLDNRRCFSMGSYQYIVAESDLVVALCPNNEGLKNVKEGESNNNSNVEGKKINMRSKGESFSVSKIWQWSNKRSKFANPSETNLVGTSSSSSSTYACSGSGSTVSTGLALNGRRFQGP, encoded by the coding sequence atgtctGAGAAGATGATTCATCGTTTCCACGAGAATTTGAATCAAATCtcgccgtcttcttcttcttcatctcctgctCCTTCTCCAATTACTTTGAATCAATCAAACGATTCATCTTCCTCCGGTGGTAATCGAATAAGCCCCATCGTTCTGTTCATCATCGTTCTCGTATCCGTCGTCTTCTTAATCTGCAGCGTTCTACATTTGGTTGTAAGGTACTacttaaagaagaaaagatcgaGCCTTTCTTCATCACAGAACGAATCTGATCGAAACCCAGAATTCCCCGACTCCGATACTTACCAAAGACAGCTTCAGCAGCTTTTTCATCTCCACGATTCAGGTCTAGATCAAGCTTTGATCGATGCTCTTCCCGTGTTTCTTTACAAAGAGATCAAAGGTACGAAAGAACCATTCGATTGCGCTGTGTGTCTCTGTGAATTCTCAGAGGATGATAAGCTTAGATTGCTTCCCAATTGTAGCCACGCTTTTCACATTGATTGTATCGATACGTGGCTTCTCTCGAACTCGACTTGTCCGCTTTGTAGAGGCACCCTTTTCTCTTTAGGTCATCAGTTTGAATACCCTGATTTCAATTTCGGGTTTTTCGCCGGAGATGATGGAGGTGGTACTAGGGTTTCTCCGGAGAAGAAACAAGCTGAGAATGAGATTGGGAAGAGAGTGTTTTCAGTTAGGCTTGGCAAGTTTAGGAGCAGTAATATTAACAATGGTGAAGAGACGAGTGGTGGGTGTGTGAGTAGTAGTACTAGTAGCAATGTGAACAGTAATCTTGATAACAGAAGATGTTTCTCAATGGGGTCTTATCAGTACATAGTGGCTGAATCAGATCTGGTTGTGGCTTTGTGTCCTAATAATGAAGGTTTGAAGAATGTGAAAGAAGGAGagagtaataataatagtaatgtGGAAGGGAAGAAGATTAATATGAGAAGTAAAGGTGAGAGCTTCTCTGTGTCGAAGATTTGGCAATGGTCTAATAAGAGATCAAAGTTTGCAAATCCATCAGAAACCAATCTTGTgggtacttcttcttcttcttcttctacttatGCTTGTTCTGGATCTGGTAGTACAGTTTCTACTGGATTAGCATTGAATGGAAGGAGATTTCAGGGTCCTTGA
- the LOC104756761 gene encoding UPF0725 protein At1g23970-like isoform X2, translated as MTTENSYTAHVEYWRQAEESEGFDIENISLPSSMDGIVITARLLAFDCKGFYPRLLTKLYAKLGLHRYNMLEVRVDEGQFGTLDIACSVARPKGEETTKMPFIPHFHGGASAAGIFKGELPDWPSDDALKDQKRFYLVKESEWQANDWISLYLELVIYVNDRLITGMHRMTEVLSQLEIVKVAIETATGDVEPPNESLKAKSANVYIVFKGLAEPRAFRRVFEIGVDIERKAIVRRVIDEHTGYLSLVGKLCGGQSTKKRSRSP; from the exons aTGACGACGGAGAACAGCTACACTGCGCATGTGGAATATTGGCGTCAAGCGGAGGAATCCGAA GGATTCGATATAGAGAATATTTCACTACCATCATCTATGGATGGAATTGTGATCACTGCTAGACTGCTTGCCTTCGACTGTAAAGGATTTTATCCTCGTCTTTTGACGAAGCTTTATGCTAAGTTGGGGCTTCATCGTTACAATATGTTGGag GTTCGCGTTGATGAAGGACAATTTGGCACTTTGGATATAGCGTGCTCCGTTGCTAGACCTAAAGGCGAAG AGACCACCAAGATGCCCTTCATACCTCACTTTCATGGTGGCGCATCCGCTGCTGGTATCTTCAAAGGAGAATTGCCTGATTGGCCCTCCGATGATGCTTTGAAAGACCAAAAACGATTTTACTTG GTGAAGGAATCAGAGTGGCAAGCCAATGATTGGATTTCTCTGTATTTGGAACTTGTCATTTATGTAAATGATAGGCTCATCACTGGA ATGCATCGGATGACAGAAGTTCTGTCCCAGTTGGAGATTGTGAAAGTCGCGATAGAAACTGCTACTGGAGATGTGGAGCCGCCGAATGAGAGTCTCAAAGCCAAAAGTGCAAATGTCTACATAGTGTTTAAAGGCTTGGCAGAGCCCCGAGCCTTTCGCCGGGTTTTTGAGATTGGTGTGGATATTGAACGCAAAGCTATAGTTAGAAGAGTCATAGATGAGCATACAGGATACCTGAGTCTCGTTGGTAAGCTTTGTGGTGGTCAATCTACCAAAAAGCGGAGTAGAAGCCCATAG
- the LOC104756761 gene encoding UPF0725 protein At1g23970-like isoform X1 encodes MTTENSYTAHVEYWRQAEESEGFDIENISLPSSMDGIVITARLLAFDCKGFYPRLLTKLYAKLGLHRYNMLEGTNFQFDSLVKFNMLQNIVSSYYMTLLAHDSVACPLGKTFQVRVDEGQFGTLDIACSVARPKGEETTKMPFIPHFHGGASAAGIFKGELPDWPSDDALKDQKRFYLVKESEWQANDWISLYLELVIYVNDRLITGMHRMTEVLSQLEIVKVAIETATGDVEPPNESLKAKSANVYIVFKGLAEPRAFRRVFEIGVDIERKAIVRRVIDEHTGYLSLVGKLCGGQSTKKRSRSP; translated from the exons aTGACGACGGAGAACAGCTACACTGCGCATGTGGAATATTGGCGTCAAGCGGAGGAATCCGAA GGATTCGATATAGAGAATATTTCACTACCATCATCTATGGATGGAATTGTGATCACTGCTAGACTGCTTGCCTTCGACTGTAAAGGATTTTATCCTCGTCTTTTGACGAAGCTTTATGCTAAGTTGGGGCTTCATCGTTACAATATGTTGGag GGAACTAACTTCCAGTTCGATTCCCTAGTAAAATTCAACATGTTACAGAACATTGTGTCTTCTTACTACATGACTCTGCTTGCACACGATTCAGTTGCTTGCCCATTGGGTAAAACCTTTCAGGTTCGCGTTGATGAAGGACAATTTGGCACTTTGGATATAGCGTGCTCCGTTGCTAGACCTAAAGGCGAAG AGACCACCAAGATGCCCTTCATACCTCACTTTCATGGTGGCGCATCCGCTGCTGGTATCTTCAAAGGAGAATTGCCTGATTGGCCCTCCGATGATGCTTTGAAAGACCAAAAACGATTTTACTTG GTGAAGGAATCAGAGTGGCAAGCCAATGATTGGATTTCTCTGTATTTGGAACTTGTCATTTATGTAAATGATAGGCTCATCACTGGA ATGCATCGGATGACAGAAGTTCTGTCCCAGTTGGAGATTGTGAAAGTCGCGATAGAAACTGCTACTGGAGATGTGGAGCCGCCGAATGAGAGTCTCAAAGCCAAAAGTGCAAATGTCTACATAGTGTTTAAAGGCTTGGCAGAGCCCCGAGCCTTTCGCCGGGTTTTTGAGATTGGTGTGGATATTGAACGCAAAGCTATAGTTAGAAGAGTCATAGATGAGCATACAGGATACCTGAGTCTCGTTGGTAAGCTTTGTGGTGGTCAATCTACCAAAAAGCGGAGTAGAAGCCCATAG
- the LOC104759390 gene encoding F-box protein SKP2A-like has product MILVLRTSLTQIVSSVEMDSMSLAYGCPDLRTLDLCGCVLITDESVVALANRCVHLRSLGLYYCRNITDRAMYSLVQAVCDTFPALHTCSGRHSLVMSGCLHLQSVHCACILQSHETHTAFPHRLIEPVCKPEGLLFGICVHIKKTYGVNKKFLLSLLLVF; this is encoded by the exons ATGATTCTGGTGTTGAGGACAAGTCTCACACAAATAGTGTCATctgttgagatggattcgaTGAGTTTAGCTTATGGCTGTCCTGATCTCAGAACTCTTGATCTTTGTGGCTGTGTATTAATTACAG atgAGAGTGTTGTGGCTTTGGCAAACCGGTGTGTACACTTGAGGTCATTGGGGTTATACTACTGCAGAAACATTACAGACAGAGCGATGTACTCATTGGTTCAAGCGGTATGCGATACATTCCCAGCACTCCACACTTGTTCAGGCAGGCATTCACTTGTCATGAGTGGTTGTCTCCATTTACAATCAGTTCACTGTGCATGCATCCTCCAATCTCACGAAACCCACACCGCTTTCCCTCACCGGCTCATTGAACCGGTGTGTAAGCCAGAAGGTCTTCTCTTTGGTATATGTGTACACATAAAAAAAACCTATGGTGTTAATAAAAAATTCTTGTTGAGTTTACTTCTTGTCTTTTGA